One Hermetia illucens chromosome 4, iHerIll2.2.curated.20191125, whole genome shotgun sequence DNA segment encodes these proteins:
- the LOC119655524 gene encoding zinc finger protein 429-like, giving the protein MATSLDSAKEEIEYKPIILNAQPDPTQQSAVPSQSPQPPSIVPSPTTTTTASSGFGVDDPEFTIIPNQQRNKTKTFYCPNCGNCYGAAGSLKLHIRACLKQKESEERGLEARKCNICGKVYNSISYLKEHMLRHSGKAPKKCPKCYRKFVEDSKLEEHLKSHENDAKTTETEDKKIIKEYTCSFCQKNFTVVFDSRYTKRRYACDECREKFTNEENLKHHKESLEEKKDFRCERCGRRFVFEGFLQRHAPTCDGTIKRKRDRVF; this is encoded by the coding sequence ATGGCTACATCTCTGGATTCCGCCAAAGAAGAGATCGAGTACAAACCAATAATCCTCAACGCGCAGCCAGATCCAACACAACAATCGGCAGTGCCGTCGCAGAGTCCACAGCCGCCATCGATAGTGCCGTCCCCGACGACCACAACAACAGCCTCATCAGGTTTCGGAGTGGACGACCCGGAGTTTACCATAATCCCCAACCAGCAGCGCAACAAGACCAAGACATTCTACTGTCCGAACTGCGGCAACTGCTACGGCGCCGCCGGGAGCCTGAAACTCCACATCCGAGCATGCCTTAAACAGAAGGAGAGCGAGGAGCGCGGACTGGAGGCTCGCAAGTGCAACATTTGCGGGAAAGTGTACAATTCCATTAGTTACTTGAAAGAACACATGCTCCGACACAGCGGCAAGGCGCCCAAGAAATGTCCCAAGTGCTACCGGAAATTCGTGGAGGACTCCAAGCTGGAGGAGCATCTCAAGTCGCACGAGAACGACGCCAAGACAACCGAAACCGAGGACAAGAAGATCATCAAGGAGTACACTTGCTCGTTCTGCCAGAAGAACTTCACGGTTGTGTTCGACTCACGCTACACGAAACGTCGCTACGCGTGCGACGAGTGTCGCGAGAAATTCACCAACGAGGAGAACCTCAAACATCACAAGGAGTCGCTGGAGGAGAAGAAGGACTTCCGCTGCGAACGGTGCGGGCGACGGTTCGTGTTCGAGGGCTTTCTGCAGCGCCACGCGCCCACCTGCGACGGCACGATCAAGCGGAAACGCGATCGGGTTTTCTAA
- the LOC119654428 gene encoding NADH dehydrogenase [ubiquinone] 1 alpha subcomplex subunit 13, protein MSSTSTFRQDMPPEGGYKKIPYARVPARQYFSGYQMIAGFAGITAFGFVMYYQSMKWVRRNEIEQRSARNAILPLLLAERDREYLKQLRRNRDEEEKLMANVKGWKVGTWYGEPIYKTIPEDTLLEPNFKEFYAHSDYKSLAKRANFTLWT, encoded by the exons ATGTCTTCAACGTCAACATTCAGGCAGGACATGCCACCCGAAGGGGGCTACAAGAAAATCCCCTATGCCCGCGTTCCGGCCAGGCAATACTTCAGCG GCTACCAAATGATCGCCGGATTCGCTGGCATTACTGCTTTCGGCTTTGTTATGTACTATCAATCAATGAAGTGGGTGCGTCGAAACGAAATTGAACAGCGCTCGGCCCGCAATGCGATCCTGCCTCTTCTGCTGGCGGAAAGGGACCGTGAGTACTTGAAGCAACTACGAAGGAACCGTGACGAGGAGGAGAAGCTGATGGCCAACGTCAAGGGATGGAAG GTCGGTACCTGGTACGGAGAACCGATTTACAAGACCATTCCAGAGGATACTCTCTTGGAGCCAAACTTCAAGGAATTCTACGCCCACAGCGACTACAAATCGTTGGCCAAGCGAGCGAACTTCACACTCTGGACGTAG